In Planococcus shixiaomingii, the DNA window CCGAAAAGTTAGGGAAAGTGGTGCTCGTCACGGCGATCAGCCCGACCCCAGCTGGGGAAGGGAAATCGACTGTGACCGTCGGACTGGCCGACGCGTTCAAACAACTTAACGAATCGGTAATTGTTGCGTTGCGGGAACCTTCGTTAGGACCTGTTATGGGTGTCAAAGGAGGCGCAACCGGTGGCGGTTTCGCGCAAGTATTGCCAATGGAAGACATTAATCTTCACTTTACTGGCGATATCCATGCCATTACTTCAGCCAACAATGCATTAGCTGCATTTATTGATAATCAGTTGCACCAAGGCAATCCATTAAATCTTGATCCGCGCAGAATCACTTGGAAGCGCGCATTGGATATGAATGACCGTGCGCTTCGCCAAGTGACAATTGGTCTTGGAGGCCCGGCACAAGGCATTCCACGGCAAGATGGATTTGATATAACGGTCGCTTCCGAAATTATGGCCGTATTATGCTTGGCGAGCTCTTTGGAAGACTTGAAAGAGCGCCTTGCTCAAATGGTGATCGGTTATACGTATGATAAAGAACCGGTTCTTGTACGGGACTTAGGTGTAGAAGGAGCACTTGCGCTGCTGTTGAAAGATGCGTTCAAACCAAACTTGGTGCAAACGATTGAAGGCACACCAGCAATCATCCACGGCGGACCGTTCGCCAATATTGCCCATGGCTGCAATTCGTTGATGGCAACGAATACAGCACGCCAATTGGCTGATATCGTCGTAACGGAAGCCGGGTTTGGAGCGGATTTGGGTGCTGAGAAATTTATGCATATCAAATCGAGAAAAGGCGGTTTTAATCCGGATGCAGTCGTTATTGTAGCCACAGTCCGCGCTTTGAAAATGCATGGCGGAATTGCAAAAACGATACTAAATGAAGCGAACAGTGATGCAGTTGGGCGTGGAATGGTCAATCTGGCAAAACATGTAGATACCATCCGCCAATTTGGCATAGAGCCAGTTGTGGCGTTAAATCGTTTTATTACGGATACACCGGAAGAAATTGCGGAAATCATGGACTGGGCAAAAGCGGAAGGCGTAGCGATTGCGTTGACTAATGTCTGGGAACAAGGCGGAAAAGGCGGATTGGAGCTGGCGAAACTTGTGAAAGAAGAGCTAGAGCGGCCGACAAACTTCGCCTTCCTTTATGAGGAGACCGATTCGGTAGAAGAAAAACTCCGGGCCATCGTTCAGAAAGTGTATGGCGGAGCCGATGTTCTTCTATCCGACCAAGCACAAAAACAATTAGCGAACATTAAAAAATACGGTTGGGATGAATTGCCGATTTGCATGGCAAAAACACAATATTCCTTGTCGGACCAGCCGAAATTGCTTGGGCGCCCAGAAGGCTTTACAATTACCATCCGGGAAATTATGCCGAAGCTTGGTGCTGGCTTCTTGGTATGCTTGACCGGTGACATCATGACGATGCCGGGCTTGCCAAAACAGCCGGCAGCTTTGAAAATGGATGTAGGGGCAGACGGGGAAGCAATCGGTCTGTTTTAAAATGAATGAAAAGCCCAGAAGCGTTGCTGCTTTTGGGCTTTTTTGATAAAAGGAGGACGTATGGATACAAACCATTACGTAACTGTTATTGATTTTGTGGAACAGGGACAGTCGCTTTATGTACAAGTGGAAGTTTTTGACGGGCTAACAGAAAAGCGATATCGCGAGGAAGTTCGTTTCTTGGATGATCTTCTTTACGGCGAATTGGTGCACCCGACGAAATCACCATTATCTGAACCATGCCGCGTAGTGACGGTTGAATACTTGAAAAACCACTTTGGGCGCTAGCCCGAAGTGGTTTTTGTTTGTCAGACAAACACTTTTTGGACTGTAGCTAAAAAAAGGTCGACGTCTTCAGCGGTTGTATCAAACGATGTGACAAGCCGGATTTCGTTTTTATCGGAATTCCAAAGAGCGAAGGCATAGAACTTTTGCAATTGCTGGATTTGCTCAACCGGCACACTGGCGAAGACAGCGTTGGATTCGACCGGCTGCGTGAGAGTGATGCCGGGAAGTTTCTGTAATCCTTCAGCAAGACGGAGAGCCATACGGTTTGCTTGAGTGGCATTTTCAAGCCACAAATTATCGGTTAACAAGCGCTCAAATTGAGCGGAGATGAACCGCATTTTGGATCCTAGTTGCATTCCTTGCTTGCGGATGTATTTTAATTCGGATGAGAATTCTTTGCGGAGACAAACTAACGCTTCGCCGATCATCAAGCCATTTTTGGTGCCTCCAAAAGATAGCATGTCAATGCCCGCGTCCGTGGTCATTTCTTTGAATGTGCATCCAAGAAAAGCTGCCGCGTTGCTGATTCGCGCGCCATCCATATGAACATATAAGCCGTTGGCATGGGCGAAAGAAGTGAGTTCTTTTATTTCATCGATCGTGTAGACGGTTCCGAGTTCTGTGCACTGTGAAATGGAGATTGCTTTTGGCTGGCTGCGGTGTTGAGAGCCGATATGGGCCAATTGCTGTTCAATTTGCGGAACAGTAAGTTTGCCGTCTGCAGAAGGAACCGTCAACAGCTTCCCGCCGATAAACCCTTCAGCGGCCCCGCCTTCATCAGCGTTTATATGAGCACCTTCGGTGCAAATGATGGCTTGATGAGAACGGACCATCGCCTTCAGCCCAACCACATTGGCGCCAGTGCCGTTAAAAACAAAAAGTACGTCACTTTCTTCGCCGAAATGTTCATGGAACTTTGATGCAACGTTCAAGCTGAAAGCGTCATCGCCGTATGCCGGGGCATGCCCGTCATTAGCTTCTAACAGAGCTTCGAAAATTGAGGGATGAATACCTGAGTTATTGTCACTTGCAAACATTTTTTTCGTCATGAAAATCGCCTCCTTTTTGTAGTTTAAAACACTTTGTTAAGGCCGCATAGTTATTGTGCTGCAAAAGTGGTAATAAAAACTACAATTATCAGAAAAAAAAATTTACTTTTAGACGGAAATGATAGAATGGCACTAGGATAAAAAATGGGGCACTTTGAGGAAGGGGCAGCCTGATGAAGTTTCAATCGACGAATAAAGACCGGGTATCTATTGATTTAACTGTCTATCAAAAAGGCTTTGGTACAGTAAAAGATGTGCGCCGAATTGCCAGCGATAAAGAAATCTCCGAAGTTCATTTCTTGGATATTGCCGATCAGATTGAAAGCGAGACCATTTTGGTAAAAGGCTTTAAAGAACTGGAACGAAACTACGAGAATGGTTTCATCAATACAGATCAACTGTTGGAAAAGTATATTGGCCAAGTAGCGACTTTGCGTAATGAGAAATTTCGAGATGATTTGCAAATCAGGCTTTTGAGCACGTCGGGCGGCGTAGTTGGAGAGCGGGTAGATACAAAAGAAATTATTGTCAATCCGCTGGGGCAGCTCATTCTTCCTCCGTTGCCGGAAAACTTAACGGTAAGACCCGCTCTAATATTGAAAGTAGTCCCCCAAACATTCAAAGGCGATGTCCGACTATCGTATTTAACCCAGGGCATTGAGTGGAAGGTGACTTATATAGCAGAAATCCAAGGAACTGCGCTTCACTTAGCGGGATTGATGCAGCTGCGCAATCAAAGCGGCACTGACTTTTTTGATACAGCAATAAAACTTATAGCAGGGCAAATTAATCACAGTTCAGCTGGAATTGGACGGCCCTATGAAATGGAGCTGTTTAAAAGCTCGGCGAGCAGCCCTGAATTCAGCGGGCAACCTTTTGCTGAT includes these proteins:
- a CDS encoding DUF4139 domain-containing protein, yielding MKFQSTNKDRVSIDLTVYQKGFGTVKDVRRIASDKEISEVHFLDIADQIESETILVKGFKELERNYENGFINTDQLLEKYIGQVATLRNEKFRDDLQIRLLSTSGGVVGERVDTKEIIVNPLGQLILPPLPENLTVRPALILKVVPQTFKGDVRLSYLTQGIEWKVTYIAEIQGTALHLAGLMQLRNQSGTDFFDTAIKLIAGQINHSSAGIGRPYEMELFKSSASSPEFSGQPFADHHVYKLERKVDLLHGQTKQIQLLEAQVVSFRKVYEVSNSNEQVRIKIEFDNVEANGLGIPLPAGTVKIFEQDTDSELEFTGEDQVSHTAKDGKLSISIGEAFDITCKSREKKRELKDGIEYVTHRYDLKNGKEENVRIHICHSIYDPVWQMETSSHDYQIKSSNEVEFIIRVVSGKSAAVDFTYQIDRH
- a CDS encoding formate--tetrahydrofolate ligase, with translation MAFTDLSIAKDAKIMPIQVIGNQAGIPEDALELYGKYKAKINVDLLPPAEKLGKVVLVTAISPTPAGEGKSTVTVGLADAFKQLNESVIVALREPSLGPVMGVKGGATGGGFAQVLPMEDINLHFTGDIHAITSANNALAAFIDNQLHQGNPLNLDPRRITWKRALDMNDRALRQVTIGLGGPAQGIPRQDGFDITVASEIMAVLCLASSLEDLKERLAQMVIGYTYDKEPVLVRDLGVEGALALLLKDAFKPNLVQTIEGTPAIIHGGPFANIAHGCNSLMATNTARQLADIVVTEAGFGADLGAEKFMHIKSRKGGFNPDAVVIVATVRALKMHGGIAKTILNEANSDAVGRGMVNLAKHVDTIRQFGIEPVVALNRFITDTPEEIAEIMDWAKAEGVAIALTNVWEQGGKGGLELAKLVKEELERPTNFAFLYEETDSVEEKLRAIVQKVYGGADVLLSDQAQKQLANIKKYGWDELPICMAKTQYSLSDQPKLLGRPEGFTITIREIMPKLGAGFLVCLTGDIMTMPGLPKQPAALKMDVGADGEAIGLF
- a CDS encoding threonine aldolase family protein, giving the protein MTKKMFASDNNSGIHPSIFEALLEANDGHAPAYGDDAFSLNVASKFHEHFGEESDVLFVFNGTGANVVGLKAMVRSHQAIICTEGAHINADEGGAAEGFIGGKLLTVPSADGKLTVPQIEQQLAHIGSQHRSQPKAISISQCTELGTVYTIDEIKELTSFAHANGLYVHMDGARISNAAAFLGCTFKEMTTDAGIDMLSFGGTKNGLMIGEALVCLRKEFSSELKYIRKQGMQLGSKMRFISAQFERLLTDNLWLENATQANRMALRLAEGLQKLPGITLTQPVESNAVFASVPVEQIQQLQKFYAFALWNSDKNEIRLVTSFDTTAEDVDLFLATVQKVFV